gtgttttgttacaaagaaattattttaaaaatctgcctgtcaaagcgaaaagatcctaataATATGCAAAGGCAGAAATACTATTACTATACTGaactttttcaatttttgtaatctctttttgtttattttgtggtTGTTATTTAGTTGGAGAAGGAGAAAAGTCACTCCTACGTAAAGCTATTCAAAATGAGGTTATGTAGAGTTGCTTCCCtttaatcattaaaataatacagTTATGAAACTAAAATTCTAAAATCTATAAACGTTCCAAATAGTAAAACTTTTTAAATCCGAAAATTTATTCGGGAAGAGAAATGTCTCAAATAGAAAATTCTTGAAAGCCTTTAGGAATGTTATAAAATAAGAGGATATATCGTAGATAGGCATAAAATGAGAGTGTAAGAGGTGAGGTCGTTGTATAGCTGTTTTATGTGGTTCATAAGTTGAACTAAATGTGTGAAAAATGCAAACCAAGGCTAAAGCATAAGTTACATATTTCTAGTtagatagaagcccgtcgtatatatgtacgtgtgtgtctgtgtttgtccccccaacatcgcttgacaaccaatgctggtgtatttacgtcccccgtaacttagcggttcagcaaaagagaccagtagaataagtactaggtttacaaagaataagtcctggggtcgatttggtcaactaaaggcagtgctccagcatggccgcagtcaaatgactgaaacaagttaaaaagtaaaagagagggagtatgtatgtatgtatgtatctatactcaGTTTGATAGAGTAGACTTTTACCCATCTTTATCCAGACCCCTACTCCTTAGAGCACAAAATTTTGCTAAGGGGTACGTATCTATTAGCAATTCCAATGTTGACATTATTTTGCATGCCAGGAaatctctactttttttttttgacaaatcaGCCTGGGTCAAAAAGCATGGAGACTTCTTATTCAATGTACCAATGGGTGCATATGACAACAGAATCGTACATGTTAACAGGAATTTACATCTTATACGATTTGAATATAGAATTTCCTTCACTAAACACAGAATTATATAGGGATGATTGCCTTATAGTCACCTTCAATATGAATGGGCATGAACTTGATGGCCTTAGGAAGAATCTCATTGCATTCTTCCAAAGAATGGGCTAAAGAATCATGATAGATAAAAACTTGAACAACATTAGTTTCTTAGACATAAATCTAAGTTTAGAATCTAACAGCTTTAAACCTTTTCATAAGCCTAATGAAAGgctattctgtatgtatatatgtgtatatatatatatatatacatatatatatctgtaaatgtaatatgtgacaattatttggtagccatgataaaactccgaataattgtcacatattacatttacagatcaATTCCTCTATCTACATAATATCaaagtctctttcattcttttgttgtcttaccattttatcaatatatatatatatatatatatatatatataatatatatatatatatatatatatatatatatatatatgtatatatatggaggcacatggcttggtgtttagggtgtcagcatcatgatcgtaagattgtggtttcgactccTGGACTGGGtggcgcattgtgttcttgagcaaagcacttcatttcacgttgctccagtccactcagctggcaaaaatgtgtaacactgtgatggactggcatcccgtccagctggggaacacatacgccattgaatcTCATATGTTGTAATGTCTTATGGCATGCAAGTGATACTAATGAAAAGTCTTGCAAGTAACAAGGTGTGACATGTTCAGAACACTATTATAAGTTGGCAACAGTGCATAATATATTACCAACATACTATGCTACAGTATTTTCCCATAATGTCTTTTcaaaatgtataatttataattttgaatttctattaTTTCAATGTTTGACTAGATTTATATTGATATTGAATATTTATCAATTGTTTTTTAGTTATTTTCAATGTAAAACAacaattcaatataaattttaaatatatttttacaagaacttgCAAAGCCTTTAAAACAttatgtattgtttttgttgttgtggacTCTTTTAAGATAACATATTGCTAAAAATAACCCTAGTTCGATTAAActtaatataaatatgagtaACATCAGTACCTTATGACTTATGTGTTGAAACATTAAAACAGCTGTATAAGGAATAACTATTTCACCAACTCCATTGGCAATTAATGATGTGTACAGAATAATGACATCCAACTCCAAGAATGATCCAGCCCATGTCATTACAGATGGTAGAAAAGACGATTGAAAGAAGCCATACCCTAACGAACCAACCCAAATGTAAACAATATCAAATTTGAAGAAGAACAGGGTTGTTGAAAATATCACTAAACCTACAAAATTGAGGGTGAGTAACAGTTGCATGGATATATATCTTGAGAGACACACATTAGTTATTCTTCCAAGCAAAACTGAGCCCCAGAACAGTGCAGTTATAGTGGCCATAACAGATTTAGATTGAAACAACGGAGATGATATTCCATAAAGGGTCAATAAATGACTGTAGGTTATGATACTTCCATATACAggaatatgaaagaagaaaattaaaataatgaaggcTAGTTTGTCTTTTAGATATATCGATCTGACAGAAGGCAAATCTAATATGACAGTATAGTCAActctttttactttcttcagtAGATCTGCAATAAAATAGTAGAAGAATGCCAGAATTGGTGGGACTAATATAAGAGATACAATCATATAGGGATAAGAAATCCTGTTAGGGGTCATgtaacaagtgtcttctgtacaTTCACTGATGGAAGTGATGTTggcatgtgaataaataatcaagTGGCTCTGGAATGCTTTGACTATGAATGCAACGGTGAGTCCAGAAAAAGCTGAAGCTACAGGCAAGCTCAACATTTGCCAATTATGGTTTGATGGAAATAGGCACAGGCATAATGCATAGCAatctgaaagatgaaaaaaagggtaaaaacagACTTTTACATTAAAGAATAAAGGGTACAGGGATTTTGTAGAAATAGTACAGTACTAAGTTTCAGAGTCTACGCAGCATATACAATTAGCATCgacgccggtggcacataaaaagcactcactacactcatggagtggttggtgttaggaagggcatctagctgtagaaacactgccagatcagactggagcctggtgcagcctcctggcttcccagaccctggtcaaaccgtccaacccatgctagcatggaaaacggacgttaaacaatgatgatgaggaggagaatttGATTGTATCTCCGAATAATATGCTGATGCTTTAAATTGTTTCTTGCCTCCAATTCAATGGCATCTCTGTTACTGCTCACCATCTTGTGAGGATAATGTACATCACagcctcttcttttttttttgtttttggttctgAGTTCACTCCATGCTGGAGTCAACTTCTCTTTCCATTCTTCTACTTATCTGTCTCAAATGTATTGGGACTGAAACACTTTCCTCCACCGTAGCATAAAACTGGCAGAGCACCAACCAGTTAACTGCAAAGAGTGTGTGGTGTTATGTGACACAAAGAGGTGAGGTGCATTCTCTTCACTAGATGATGAGCAGCTACGGAGAtgtcataataataaataattaaattattgtatacagtgctcaggtgcaccacaacttgtcagaaagtgcatataaagtacatgcagtaatatagaaatgtctggaaagcgaacaatgtatgagtcagatacatgcttgtgtgtgtatggaggggagaaaatcaagtgtagtgttggcaaatctcaggaagcatggaagttttgaaggatgcagtgctccgacaactaacaactgatgccagcagtttgttccatgcttcagcaactctcagcgtgaaaaaatgtttcctgaagtcatgggagctgtgttgttttctgactttgtaaatatagaCTGGTAAAGTCTGGATTTGGAGGTGAGAAACTTTATAAAATATCAGAGTATTATTTACAGATGCAATTAAATGTAGATGCTAATTGTATGTGCTGTGTAGACACGTTTCAGAACCAAGTTGATGTATAGGATGTAACCAGAACAGATGATGTGCTTTAGAGATAGAAAATATGaagatgtattttttatattttggcatCAAGTTTGGCTCGAAGTTCAAAGACGTTTGGGTAGAAAAGGGAGATTTGTCCAGTTGTTTTGATATTTGATTGCATTCTTCATATTCTTTTAGAGTATTTTTCTTGAGGGAAGAAAATAGCCAAACAACTGAACTACACAAATACTTCagaaatgacaaaaaagaaaaaagtattccTGCTTTGCTTTTCCCTGCAACACCCTGCAGCACTTATATAGTACAACCTGCTCTTTATTAGTCAAAGCATAGTATTTTTCTGCTTTAAAGTTCAAAGTTGCTTTATCGTGTTCTACTTCGTTTTATACTATCATTGGCTGCTCATTGAGCACATAGTAAGGTGCCTAAGTAACTGGAAATATCTATCATAACCACTGAACATCTGATGAATCTATTTTAGCTTTTCTAAATTTTCTCATTG
This DNA window, taken from Octopus sinensis linkage group LG4, ASM634580v1, whole genome shotgun sequence, encodes the following:
- the LOC118762886 gene encoding sodium-dependent glucose transporter 1A-like produces the protein MCSLYSSNLLMESTESRKYIQLAWLCWAFCLNGFNNGIIGPSLPDLAENIDQHINEINVILPTTSAGNFFGILISSTCLKSKSLYLFITVSLLLGAISTFFIPLAGNLTNTLILFFLQGLSKGLVDAYCYALCLCLFPSNHNWQMLSLPVASAFSGLTVAFIVKAFQSHLIIYSHANITSISECTEDTCYMTPNRISYPYMIVSLILVPPILAFFYYFIADLLKKVKRVDYTVILDLPSVRSIYLKDKLAFIILIFFFHIPVYGSIITYSHLLTLYGISSPLFQSKSVMATITALFWGSVLLGRITNVCLSRYISMQLLLTLNFVGLVIFSTTLFFFKFDIVYIWVGSLGYGFFQSSFLPSVMTWAGSFLELDVIILYTSLIANGVGEIVIPYTAVLMFQHISHKVLMLLIFILSLIELGLFLAICYLKRVHNNKNNT